A DNA window from Melanotaenia boesemani isolate fMelBoe1 chromosome 6, fMelBoe1.pri, whole genome shotgun sequence contains the following coding sequences:
- the efna1b gene encoding ephrin-A1b has translation MDVAYLLCLALTVGAWLASAERHSVYWNSSNPNFLWDDYTVEVHINDYLDIICPHYTHEEVSPHAAERYVLYMVEKEDYEVCKPHSFDQLRWECSRPFAPHAPEKFSEKFQRFTPFTLGKEFRQGESYYYISKPMHHHGKDCLKLRVDVIGHKDSRKNHLDKSKAEETGKGLDGEKMKFLAAGGVHNPSNRLPADDPDVMQPNVQRSIGSSAAQLVSLSLSFTMIPVLFTLMLH, from the exons ATGGATGTGGCGTATCTGCTGTGTTTGGCGTTGACCGTGGGTGCGTGGCTTGCCTCCGCAGAGAGACACAGCGTGTATTGGAACAGCTCGAACCCAAA CTTCCTGTGGGATGATTATACTGTGGAAGTGCACATCAATGACTATCTGGACATCATCTGCCCCCACTACACCCACGAAGAAGTGTCACCGCATGCAGCTGAACGTTATGTGCTGTACATGGTAGAGAAGGAGGACTATGAGGTGTGTAAGCCTCACTCTTTCGATCAGCTCCGCTGGGAGTGCTCGCGGCCCTTCGCTCCCCATGCTCCAGAAAAATTCTCTGAGAAGTTCCAGCGCTTTACACCCTTCACACTTGGCAAAGAGTTCAGGCAGGGGGAGAGCTATTACTATATCT CCAAGCCAATGCATCATCATGGCAAAgattgtctgaaactgagggTGGATGTAATCGGGCATAAAGACTCCAGAAAGAATCACCTAGACAAATCCAAGGCAGAGGAGACAGGAAAGGGTTTAGATGGAGAGAAAATGAAGTTCCTTGCTGCTGGAGGAGTTCACAACCCCTCAAACAGGCTTCCAGCAG ATGACCCTGATGTGATGCAGCCAAACGTCCAGAGAAGCATAGGCAGCTCTGCAGCACAGCTGGTGTCTCTGTCGCTCTCCTTTACCATGATTCCAGTCTTATTCACCCTGATGCTACACTGA